A part of Abditibacteriota bacterium genomic DNA contains:
- a CDS encoding PqqD family protein produces the protein MKLKQQFLTQEIEDTTFLVPVGRGSFGGLIRSNRTAAFIAKCLTEDTTRDGIVDAMCRKYDAPREVIADGVDRILDILRSIDALEE, from the coding sequence ATGAAACTCAAACAGCAATTTCTGACTCAGGAAATAGAAGACACCACCTTTCTGGTGCCCGTAGGCCGAGGCAGCTTCGGCGGCCTCATCCGCAGCAACAGGACTGCCGCCTTTATAGCAAAGTGCCTCACCGAGGACACCACCCGGGACGGGATCGTGGACGCCATGTGCCGCAAATATGACGCCCCCCGGGAGGTCATAGCAGACGGAGTGGACAGGATCCTGGATATACTGCGCTCCATAGACGCTCTGGAAGAATGA
- a CDS encoding SO_0444 family Cu/Zn efflux transporter, whose amino-acid sequence MEDLVRLVVLKTWEVTVRMAPYILFGYLMAGILRLFLSVDKVRRYLGEDNPLAVLWAALLGVPLPLCSCGILPVAASLRSGGASRGAVASFLLSTPQTGVDNIIATYGMMGWAFALWRPVQAFLMGLLGGTLIDLFDKEAPAGGTEEPSCCCEKEKAPEPSCCEKEKAPETSCCCEKEKAPEPSCCCEKEKEPEPSCCCEKEKEPEPSCCCEKEKTSEPSCCCGEVKKQHPAAAALLYAFRDLPGEIGGHLLLGLVLAGVFSALCDPGSFRHAFGGLFGQIGICVLLGLPMYVCSTASIPLAFSLVAAGFEPGAALVFMVTGPETNLAAFPVLSRLLGGKGLCIYLATVIITACLCGILLNGFLSLSGGAGEACHESSPSALWGALLLAVLFMGVIRKYTRAD is encoded by the coding sequence ATGGAAGATCTGGTGAGGCTGGTGGTCCTGAAGACCTGGGAGGTCACGGTCCGGATGGCCCCCTATATACTGTTCGGCTATCTCATGGCCGGCATACTCAGGCTGTTTTTGTCGGTGGACAAGGTAAGGCGCTATCTGGGGGAGGACAATCCCCTGGCAGTCCTGTGGGCGGCCCTGCTGGGGGTGCCCCTTCCGCTGTGTTCCTGCGGCATCCTGCCCGTGGCGGCGTCCCTGAGAAGCGGAGGCGCCTCCAGGGGAGCGGTGGCTTCCTTTTTGCTGTCCACTCCTCAGACCGGCGTGGACAACATCATCGCCACCTACGGAATGATGGGCTGGGCCTTCGCTCTGTGGCGCCCCGTGCAGGCCTTTTTGATGGGGCTCCTGGGCGGGACCCTCATTGACCTGTTTGACAAAGAGGCTCCAGCCGGCGGGACAGAGGAGCCCTCGTGCTGCTGCGAGAAGGAAAAAGCCCCGGAGCCCTCATGCTGCGAGAAAGAAAAGGCCCCGGAGACCTCGTGCTGCTGCGAGAAGGAAAAGGCTCCGGAGCCTTCGTGCTGCTGTGAGAAGGAAAAGGAGCCGGAGCCCTCTTGCTGCTGTGAGAAGGAAAAGGAGCCGGAGCCCTCATGCTGCTGCGAGAAGGAAAAGACTTCCGAGCCCTCATGCTGCTGCGGCGAGGTGAAAAAACAGCACCCTGCGGCGGCCGCGCTGCTGTACGCTTTTCGCGACCTGCCCGGGGAGATAGGCGGTCATCTGCTGCTGGGCCTTGTGCTGGCCGGCGTGTTTTCCGCCCTGTGTGACCCGGGGTCATTTCGCCACGCCTTCGGCGGCCTCTTCGGTCAGATAGGGATATGCGTGTTGCTGGGGCTGCCTATGTACGTCTGCTCCACGGCCTCCATACCTCTGGCCTTTTCGCTGGTGGCTGCCGGCTTTGAGCCCGGAGCCGCTCTGGTGTTCATGGTGACGGGCCCGGAAACCAATCTGGCCGCCTTCCCGGTGCTCTCCAGACTGCTGGGAGGCAAGGGGCTCTGCATCTATCTGGCCACCGTGATAATCACGGCCTGCCTGTGCGGCATACTGCTCAACGGCTTTCTCAGCCTGTCCGGCGGCGCCGGCGAGGCCTGTCACGAGAGCTCCCCGAGCGCCCTGTGGGGCGCGCTGCTGCTGGCGGTGCTCTTTATGGGAGTCATACGAAAATATACCCGGGCCGATTGA
- a CDS encoding radical SAM protein produces MMRQIWKQDPQVLSVLRAAPLRPGRTYRWSQYALSFEEGGAGYLCSFLTRECLACGLEPGDRRFAAEEIAGNKDLSYLAENRFLVPEDADEYKTYEGLLRILRALDRPEGLTGCTILPTLKCNARCVYCYEAGREETSMSPDTADHTAAYILQHARRSAPVRLHWFGGEPLLRPDIIDRICQRLREEGLEYHSAMTSNGSLITEELADRLVRDWRLESIQIALDGPEEEYIRRKAYPRYRDYYRAVPRSAAALAARGVRVTLRINTDRGNAASIPEFLRELSDLIPDKTGVKIYFCVLNEERARPEAREVWDRIFEADSLIERYGFLPDYNRRLHRFKTFNCMADNTGRSVLIAPDGLLYSCEMCLPGTSFGNVWEGVTDRALFDRLSRPEPAPDKCRSCPLLPECTPFTGCPVRDYDCFGLTKRHLIRSLKLSVRSISDARDTAEDRPCGSPSDE; encoded by the coding sequence GTGATGCGCCAAATATGGAAGCAGGACCCACAGGTCCTCTCGGTACTGCGGGCCGCGCCTCTGCGCCCCGGCAGGACCTACAGATGGTCCCAATACGCCCTTTCCTTTGAGGAAGGGGGCGCCGGGTACCTCTGCAGCTTTCTCACCCGGGAGTGCCTGGCCTGCGGCCTTGAGCCGGGAGACCGGCGGTTTGCAGCCGAAGAGATAGCCGGGAACAAGGACCTCAGTTATCTGGCGGAGAACCGGTTTCTGGTGCCGGAGGACGCGGACGAGTACAAGACCTACGAGGGTCTCCTGCGGATACTGAGGGCCCTGGACAGGCCCGAGGGGCTCACCGGCTGCACCATCCTCCCCACCCTGAAGTGCAACGCCCGCTGCGTCTACTGCTACGAAGCGGGGCGGGAGGAGACGTCCATGTCCCCGGACACCGCGGACCATACTGCAGCCTACATCCTGCAACACGCCCGGCGAAGCGCCCCGGTCAGGCTCCACTGGTTCGGGGGAGAGCCCCTGCTGCGGCCGGATATCATAGACCGCATCTGCCAAAGGCTCCGGGAGGAAGGCCTGGAATATCACTCCGCCATGACCTCCAACGGCTCTCTCATCACGGAGGAGCTGGCGGACAGGCTGGTCCGGGACTGGCGCCTGGAGAGCATCCAGATAGCCCTGGACGGCCCGGAGGAGGAATATATCCGCCGCAAGGCTTACCCCCGCTACCGGGACTACTATCGCGCCGTGCCCCGCAGCGCGGCAGCGCTGGCGGCCCGGGGAGTCAGAGTGACCCTGAGGATCAATACGGACAGGGGGAACGCGGCCTCCATACCGGAGTTTCTCCGGGAGCTGTCGGACCTGATACCGGACAAGACAGGGGTGAAGATCTATTTTTGCGTGCTCAACGAGGAGCGGGCCCGGCCGGAAGCCCGGGAGGTCTGGGACAGGATCTTCGAGGCAGACAGCCTCATAGAACGCTATGGCTTCCTGCCGGACTACAACCGCAGGCTCCATCGGTTCAAGACGTTCAACTGTATGGCGGACAACACGGGCCGCAGTGTGCTCATCGCTCCGGACGGCCTGCTCTATTCCTGCGAGATGTGCCTCCCCGGCACCTCCTTCGGCAACGTGTGGGAGGGGGTCACCGACCGGGCCCTGTTTGACCGCCTGTCCCGGCCGGAGCCGGCGCCGGACAAATGCCGCAGCTGTCCCCTGCTGCCGGAGTGCACCCCCTTTACCGGGTGCCCCGTCAGGGACTACGACTGTTTCGGACTGACAAAGAGGCATCTTATCCGGAGCCTGAAGCTCAGCGTGAGGAGCATATCGGACGCCCGGGACACGGCAGAGGACAGGCCCTGCGGCTCCCCCTCCGATGAATGA
- a CDS encoding prepilin-type N-terminal cleavage/methylation domain-containing protein codes for MTTTQRPAVSQNKAFTLIELLVVIAIIAILAAILFPVFAQAREKARQTQCLSNIKQVGTAWMMYTQDWDETACPTYDLDTFCIWWDGKDNTWVDGNFYSDQGYLSPYTKNGQITGCPSFHGQSFDRKVTGYGYNVHIGGDYGGWGADGAYYNPPLARVGAIVKPAETILFGDTACNSGGVVYGNNTMYSDDNMGPYGYLHFRHNDKVANIVYADGHAAGMSNPNVLVNNQIKTLGRAEKRLYLPDAE; via the coding sequence ATGACAACCACACAGAGACCGGCCGTCTCTCAAAACAAGGCCTTTACCCTTATCGAACTGCTGGTGGTCATAGCCATCATCGCCATTCTGGCGGCCATTCTGTTCCCCGTGTTCGCTCAGGCCCGGGAAAAGGCCCGCCAGACCCAGTGCCTCTCCAACATCAAGCAGGTGGGCACCGCCTGGATGATGTACACTCAGGACTGGGACGAGACCGCCTGCCCCACCTACGACCTGGACACCTTCTGCATCTGGTGGGACGGCAAGGACAACACCTGGGTGGACGGCAACTTCTACAGCGACCAGGGCTATCTGAGCCCCTACACCAAGAACGGACAGATCACAGGCTGCCCCTCCTTCCACGGACAGTCCTTTGACCGCAAGGTCACCGGCTACGGCTACAACGTGCACATAGGCGGCGACTACGGCGGCTGGGGCGCCGACGGCGCTTATTACAACCCTCCTCTTGCCAGGGTGGGGGCTATAGTGAAGCCTGCGGAGACCATCCTCTTCGGCGACACCGCCTGCAATTCCGGCGGAGTGGTCTATGGCAACAACACCATGTATTCCGATGATAACATGGGACCCTACGGTTATCTGCATTTCAGACACAACGACAAGGTGGCCAACATCGTTTACGCCGACGGCCATGCCGCCGGCATGAGCAACCCCAACGTGCTGGTGAACAACCAGATCAAGACTCTGGGCAGAGCCGAAAAGAGGCTCTATCTCCCCGACGCCGAATAA
- a CDS encoding iron-only hydrogenase system regulator produces METRVAVISVIVEKEEAAPRLNELFHRSRQWIIGRMGIPYKQKNVSIVSIALDAPQDVIAALAGQIGKLEGVSVKTAYSSLITKEG; encoded by the coding sequence ATGGAAACGAGAGTGGCTGTCATCAGCGTCATAGTGGAAAAGGAGGAGGCCGCCCCCCGCCTCAACGAGCTGTTTCACCGCAGCAGACAGTGGATCATAGGGAGGATGGGCATCCCCTACAAGCAAAAGAACGTGAGCATCGTGAGCATTGCTCTGGACGCTCCCCAGGACGTCATAGCCGCCCTGGCAGGACAGATAGGCAAGCTGGAGGGAGTGTCGGTGAAGACCGCCTACTCGTCTCTCATTACAAAGGAAGGATAA
- a CDS encoding Na+/H+ antiporter NhaC family protein — MKKLLANLTAAAFILILAAAAMNSRGPLPEGYSPACYGTFLSLVPPLVAITLALITKEVYSALFAGITVGALMYSGGDPEAAFSVMLYHEEAGLVPNLTDISHAGVLVFVILLGTFVVLINRAGGARAFGEWAQKHIKSPVGAQLATMLMGILIFVDDGFNCMSVGSIMRPVTDAHRVSRAKLAYILDSTAAPICIIAPISCWAAAVSYSVPEQYHINGFRMFIQTIPYNMYALATMLLLLLVILTRTDYGPMKKHEDNARKGDLWTTGEEYYEENEKKIVSDKGRLSDLTAPVIVLVAFCILGIAYTGGLFQGAGIVNSFADADSARGLVMGSVGAILFTFWMYMNRQCVSFKDFMSSFPAGFRSMCAPMIILVLAWNLSGVTGLLGAGDFVHEAVEASASALQMFVPAVIFAVSVFLAFSTGTSWGTFTILIPIVCAVFPADSQMFVISISACLAGAVCGDHCSPVSDTTIMSSAGARCNHINHVTTQLPYALTGAAVSLAGYLAAGIIAYHSGGALPLAGTLLALLLAAAAVLVIRRRERAARS; from the coding sequence ATGAAAAAACTGCTGGCCAATCTGACGGCGGCAGCCTTTATCCTCATTCTGGCCGCGGCGGCCATGAATTCCCGTGGGCCCCTGCCGGAGGGGTATTCCCCCGCCTGCTACGGCACCTTTCTCTCTCTGGTGCCACCCCTGGTGGCCATTACCCTGGCCCTCATCACCAAGGAGGTGTACAGCGCCCTTTTCGCCGGCATCACGGTAGGCGCCCTGATGTATTCCGGCGGAGACCCGGAGGCGGCCTTCTCCGTCATGCTGTATCACGAAGAGGCGGGACTGGTGCCCAATCTCACGGACATATCCCACGCAGGGGTGCTGGTGTTCGTCATACTGCTGGGCACCTTTGTGGTGCTCATCAACAGGGCGGGAGGCGCCCGGGCCTTCGGTGAATGGGCCCAAAAGCATATCAAGTCCCCCGTGGGAGCCCAGCTGGCCACCATGCTCATGGGCATCCTCATATTCGTGGACGACGGCTTCAACTGTATGTCAGTGGGGTCCATCATGCGCCCCGTCACCGACGCCCACAGGGTCAGCCGGGCCAAGCTGGCCTACATACTGGACAGCACCGCCGCCCCCATATGCATCATCGCTCCCATCTCCTGCTGGGCAGCGGCTGTCAGCTATTCCGTGCCCGAGCAGTATCACATCAACGGCTTCAGGATGTTCATCCAGACCATCCCCTACAACATGTACGCTCTGGCCACCATGCTTTTGCTGCTGCTGGTGATCCTCACCCGGACGGACTACGGCCCCATGAAGAAGCACGAGGACAACGCCCGCAAGGGCGACCTGTGGACCACCGGAGAGGAATACTACGAAGAAAATGAGAAGAAGATAGTCTCCGACAAGGGCCGCCTGTCCGATCTGACGGCGCCGGTCATAGTGCTGGTGGCCTTCTGCATACTGGGCATAGCCTACACGGGAGGGCTCTTTCAGGGGGCCGGCATAGTGAACTCCTTTGCGGACGCCGATTCGGCCCGGGGTCTGGTCATGGGCAGCGTGGGAGCCATACTCTTTACCTTCTGGATGTATATGAACCGGCAGTGCGTCAGCTTCAAGGACTTCATGTCCTCCTTTCCCGCCGGCTTCCGCAGCATGTGCGCCCCCATGATCATACTGGTCCTTGCCTGGAACCTGTCCGGCGTCACCGGACTTCTGGGAGCGGGCGACTTTGTCCACGAGGCCGTGGAGGCCTCCGCCTCCGCCCTGCAGATGTTCGTGCCGGCGGTGATATTTGCTGTGTCCGTGTTCCTGGCCTTTTCCACAGGCACCAGCTGGGGCACCTTTACCATTCTGATACCCATAGTCTGCGCCGTGTTCCCCGCCGACTCTCAGATGTTCGTCATATCCATATCAGCCTGTCTGGCAGGCGCCGTGTGCGGCGACCACTGCTCTCCTGTGTCCGACACCACCATCATGTCTTCGGCGGGAGCGAGGTGCAACCACATCAACCACGTGACCACCCAGCTGCCCTACGCCCTCACGGGAGCCGCAGTGAGTCTGGCAGGCTATCTGGCAGCCGGCATCATCGCCTATCACAGCGGCGGCGCCCTGCCCCTTGCGGGCACCCTGCTGGCCCTGCTGCTGGCGGCGGCAGCGGTATTGGTGATACGGCGGAGAGAGAGAGCCGCCCGCAGCTGA
- a CDS encoding S24/S26 family peptidase, with protein MSSLEELLRRDGVLVYKTRGASMAPMLREDRDLVIIAPPKEPPRKGDVILFRQGSLYVLHRIVGRQDGCFITRGDNNYTPETAPEEAVVGVLTGFKRKGREYGVRHPGYRLYAFLWTFFFPLRRSAFRAGRRLRRILQRSGLLPLAKKLLRKK; from the coding sequence ATGAGCTCCCTTGAAGAGCTGCTCCGGCGGGACGGGGTGCTGGTTTATAAGACCAGGGGGGCCAGCATGGCTCCCATGCTCCGCGAGGACAGGGACCTGGTGATCATAGCCCCTCCTAAGGAGCCCCCACGGAAAGGGGACGTGATCCTGTTCAGGCAGGGCTCCCTTTACGTGCTGCACCGGATAGTCGGCAGACAGGACGGCTGTTTTATCACCCGGGGAGACAACAATTACACCCCGGAGACAGCCCCGGAGGAAGCGGTGGTGGGCGTTCTCACCGGCTTCAAGCGCAAGGGGCGTGAATACGGCGTCCGGCACCCGGGCTACAGGCTCTACGCCTTTTTGTGGACCTTCTTCTTTCCTCTGAGGCGCAGCGCGTTCCGGGCCGGCAGAAGGCTCCGGCGCATCCTGCAACGCTCCGGGCTCCTGCCCCTGGCAAAAAAGCTTCTGCGCAAAAAATAA
- a CDS encoding bifunctional riboflavin kinase/FAD synthetase, translating to MAEMIRITYYGQKPSGPTVCAMGFFDGVHKGHKKIIGECLSQKKDGLQTVALTFDKHPLKTVAPSRAPLLINTFPQKVDNLLALGVDTVAAVHFNGEVANLLPEDFMWFVLKERLSAASVVAGNNFRFGRDRQGNGDTLKKYGQEYGIAVSIIAPLRIKGGPVSSTRIRAAVQSGRMEDAAAFLGSPFTIRGTIATGYRIGTKLGYPTANLAAAQGQLLPGNGVYLVKSEIDGRPYFGGCNVGVRPTFGIHDVSIEAHFVDWEGNLYGRDMSFAFLGKIRDEMEFESPEALIERLRKDLEAVRAAGERYAEK from the coding sequence GTGGCGGAAATGATCAGGATCACCTATTACGGCCAAAAGCCCTCGGGCCCCACTGTCTGCGCCATGGGCTTTTTTGACGGAGTCCACAAGGGGCACAAAAAGATCATCGGGGAGTGCCTCAGCCAGAAGAAGGACGGTCTGCAGACCGTGGCTCTGACCTTTGACAAGCACCCCCTGAAGACCGTGGCCCCCTCCAGAGCCCCCCTTCTGATCAACACCTTCCCTCAAAAGGTGGACAATCTGCTGGCCCTGGGAGTGGATACCGTGGCGGCGGTGCACTTCAACGGAGAGGTGGCCAACCTGCTGCCCGAGGACTTCATGTGGTTCGTGCTGAAGGAACGGCTTTCGGCGGCCTCGGTGGTGGCCGGCAACAATTTCCGCTTTGGCAGAGACCGGCAGGGCAACGGCGACACCCTGAAAAAATACGGTCAGGAATACGGCATCGCCGTGAGCATCATAGCCCCCCTGCGCATCAAGGGAGGCCCCGTGTCCAGCACCCGCATCAGGGCTGCGGTCCAGTCCGGCCGCATGGAGGACGCCGCCGCCTTTCTGGGCAGCCCCTTTACCATCAGGGGCACCATTGCCACCGGCTACAGGATAGGCACCAAGCTGGGCTACCCCACCGCCAATCTGGCGGCCGCTCAGGGGCAGCTGCTGCCGGGCAACGGAGTCTATCTGGTCAAAAGCGAGATAGACGGCCGCCCCTATTTCGGCGGCTGCAACGTGGGCGTCAGGCCCACCTTCGGCATCCATGACGTCAGCATCGAAGCCCATTTTGTGGACTGGGAGGGCAATCTCTACGGCAGGGACATGTCCTTTGCCTTCCTCGGGAAGATACGGGACGAGATGGAATTCGAATCCCCCGAAGCCCTTATAGAGAGACTGAGAAAAGACCTGGAGGCGGTGAGAGCCGCCGGAGAACGGTACGCAGAAAAATGA
- the hydG gene encoding [FeFe] hydrogenase H-cluster radical SAM maturase HydG, whose translation MAEYKYDPGSHVADEFIHDGEIRETLDYAREHSRDRALIEAILDKARPRKTEDGWHCEGLDHREASVLLACELPDLNERIFETAREIKLAFYGNRIVIFAPLYLSNYCVNGCIYCPYHMKNKTIPRKKLTQEEVKAEVIALQDMGHKRLAIEAGEDPKNNPLEYILDCIHTIYSVKHKNGAIRRVNVNIAATTVDNYRRLKEAGIGTYILFQETYHKESYLKLHPTGPKHDYNYHTEAMDRAMEGGIDDVGLGVLFGLELYKYEFAGLIMHAEHLEAVYGVGPHTISVPRVKKADDIDPDAFDNSISDDTFAKIAACIRIAVPYTGMIISTRETEEVRSRLLQCGVSQVSGGSRTSVGGYTQEERPHDTEQFDVSDQRTLDEVVRWLMESGHIPSFCTACYREGRTGDRFMSLCKKGQIQNCCHPNALMTLTEYLTDYASPETQKLGYDMLERELQNIPKEKVRQIAEDNIRAIKNSEKRDFRF comes from the coding sequence ATGGCAGAATACAAATATGACCCCGGGTCCCACGTGGCGGACGAATTCATACATGACGGCGAGATCAGGGAGACTCTGGACTACGCCCGGGAGCACAGCAGGGACAGGGCGCTGATAGAAGCGATCCTCGACAAGGCCCGGCCCCGGAAGACGGAGGACGGCTGGCACTGCGAAGGCCTTGACCACAGAGAGGCTTCGGTGCTGCTCGCCTGCGAGCTGCCGGACCTGAACGAACGGATATTCGAGACGGCCCGGGAGATAAAGCTGGCCTTTTATGGCAACCGCATAGTGATATTTGCGCCGCTGTATCTGTCCAACTACTGCGTCAACGGCTGCATATACTGCCCTTATCACATGAAAAACAAGACCATCCCCCGGAAAAAGCTCACTCAGGAAGAGGTGAAGGCGGAGGTCATAGCCCTGCAGGATATGGGGCACAAGCGTCTGGCCATAGAGGCGGGGGAGGACCCGAAGAACAACCCTCTGGAATACATACTGGACTGCATCCACACCATATATTCCGTCAAGCACAAGAACGGAGCCATCAGAAGGGTCAACGTGAACATAGCCGCCACCACCGTGGACAACTACCGGCGCCTGAAGGAGGCGGGCATAGGCACCTATATACTGTTTCAGGAGACCTATCACAAGGAGAGCTATCTCAAGCTGCACCCCACGGGCCCCAAGCATGACTACAACTATCACACCGAGGCCATGGACAGAGCCATGGAGGGCGGTATCGACGACGTGGGACTGGGAGTCCTGTTTGGCCTGGAGCTCTACAAATACGAGTTTGCCGGCCTGATCATGCATGCGGAGCATCTGGAAGCCGTCTATGGAGTGGGCCCTCACACCATATCGGTGCCTCGGGTGAAGAAGGCCGACGACATAGACCCGGACGCCTTTGACAACTCCATCTCCGACGACACCTTTGCCAAGATAGCCGCCTGTATCCGCATAGCCGTGCCCTACACGGGCATGATCATCTCCACCAGAGAGACGGAGGAGGTGCGGTCCCGGCTGCTCCAGTGCGGAGTCAGCCAGGTCAGCGGAGGCTCCAGGACCTCCGTGGGAGGCTACACTCAGGAAGAGAGGCCCCATGACACGGAGCAGTTTGACGTGTCCGACCAGCGCACTCTGGACGAGGTGGTGCGGTGGCTCATGGAGAGCGGCCATATACCCTCCTTCTGCACCGCCTGCTACAGAGAGGGCAGGACCGGCGACCGGTTCATGAGCCTGTGCAAGAAGGGGCAGATACAGAACTGCTGCCACCCCAACGCTCTCATGACCCTGACGGAATATCTCACGGACTACGCTTCGCCGGAGACCCAAAAGCTGGGCTACGACATGCTGGAGCGGGAGCTGCAGAATATACCCAAGGAAAAGGTGCGGCAGATAGCCGAGGACAACATCAGGGCCATCAAAAACAGCGAAAAAAGAGATTTCAGATTCTGA